The following coding sequences are from one Paenibacillus sp. FSL R5-0912 window:
- a CDS encoding D-alanine--D-alanine ligase, which yields MIKVGVIMGGVSSEYEVSMNTGREMLKALDPAIYTGIPVPITSRKELLEGVVGLDFALLALHGTYGEDGTVQGTLETLGIPYSGSGVLSSSLCMDKGLAKTVIRSKSILTPDWLCWEHINEYAPEAVDRLGYPVMVKPNSGGSSIGMTKVNHPRELRGAVEKAFAADCSVLIEHYTTGQEITCSILGGELLPVIGIQSLGADWFDYSAKYEQGGAEEQIIQLPAEVEERVRTAALTCYRALKCAVYARVDMLLKDGIPYVLEVNTLPGMTATSLLPQSAKAAGISFTRLLDEIITGSLREHGGTGEAPEAPEAQLVQQGGGGL from the coding sequence ATGATTAAAGTGGGAGTTATTATGGGCGGCGTATCGTCTGAATATGAGGTGTCCATGAATACCGGCAGGGAGATGCTGAAGGCACTGGATCCGGCAATATACACCGGGATTCCTGTACCCATCACCTCGCGTAAAGAGCTGCTGGAGGGAGTCGTGGGGCTAGACTTCGCTCTGCTCGCCCTGCATGGGACCTACGGCGAGGATGGCACTGTGCAAGGTACGCTTGAAACGCTCGGCATTCCTTATTCCGGGAGCGGCGTGCTGTCCAGCAGTCTCTGCATGGATAAAGGGCTGGCCAAGACGGTTATCCGCAGCAAAAGCATCCTCACACCCGACTGGCTGTGCTGGGAGCATATCAATGAATATGCACCGGAAGCCGTGGACCGGCTGGGTTATCCGGTGATGGTCAAGCCGAATTCCGGCGGCTCCAGCATCGGCATGACCAAGGTGAATCATCCGCGGGAGCTGCGCGGGGCGGTGGAGAAGGCTTTTGCCGCAGACTGCTCGGTGCTGATTGAGCATTATACAACAGGACAGGAGATTACCTGCTCCATTCTCGGTGGAGAGCTGCTGCCGGTAATCGGGATTCAGTCGCTCGGTGCCGACTGGTTCGATTACAGCGCCAAATATGAGCAGGGCGGGGCGGAGGAACAGATCATCCAGCTGCCTGCGGAGGTCGAGGAACGGGTGCGGACGGCGGCGCTTACCTGCTACAGGGCGCTGAAATGCGCGGTGTATGCACGGGTGGATATGCTGCTGAAGGACGGGATTCCCTATGTGCTGGAAGTGAACACCCTGCCCGGCATGACTGCAACCAGCCTGCTACCCCAGAGTGCAAAGGCCGCAGGTATTTCCTTCACCCGGCTGCTGGATGAGATTATCACCGGATCGCTGCGGGAGCATGGAGGTACGGGGGAAGCACCAGAAGCACCAGAAGCACAACTGGTACAGCAAGGGGGTGGCGGGTTATGA
- a CDS encoding aminotransferase class I/II-fold pyridoxal phosphate-dependent enzyme, protein MHNDPITPRLREIPPSGIRAFFDLAAGNNDIISLGVGEPDFATPEQVRAACIRALDRGETMYTPNSGRMELREEIAGYLQKGFDLQYDPADEIMVTVGSSEAVDLALRAFIAPGDEILIPSPGYVAYAPIAYLNGGTLATVETKVEQGFKLTAEALKRAITPRSKLLMVNFPSNPTGAVMTYEDWLPVAEVVKEHGLIVISDEIYAELTFDSTHVSIASLPGMKERTVVISGFSKAFAMTGWRVGYACGNGELLAAMLKIHQYTAMCAPVLGQIAAAESLRSALPDKDRMKACFKDRRTMFVDGLRSAGLPCHVPEGAFYAFPSIARTGMSSEEFALRLLKESGVAVVPGHVFGAGGEGYIRCSYAASTAKLTEALERLEGFMKVKI, encoded by the coding sequence ATGCACAACGACCCCATTACTCCGCGTCTAAGGGAGATTCCGCCTTCGGGCATCCGCGCTTTTTTTGATCTGGCTGCGGGTAACAACGATATTATTTCACTCGGGGTTGGCGAACCTGACTTCGCTACTCCTGAACAGGTCAGAGCGGCCTGTATCCGCGCCCTGGACCGCGGGGAGACGATGTATACGCCTAACAGCGGGAGGATGGAGCTGCGGGAGGAGATTGCCGGGTATTTGCAGAAGGGCTTCGACCTGCAGTACGATCCTGCGGATGAAATAATGGTTACTGTAGGGAGCAGTGAAGCCGTGGATCTGGCGCTGCGCGCCTTCATCGCACCAGGCGATGAGATTCTGATTCCTTCCCCGGGTTATGTCGCCTATGCGCCTATCGCCTATCTGAATGGCGGAACGCTGGCCACGGTGGAGACGAAGGTGGAGCAGGGCTTTAAGCTCACGGCCGAAGCATTGAAGCGGGCAATCACTCCGCGATCCAAGCTGCTGATGGTGAATTTTCCGAGTAACCCTACAGGGGCGGTAATGACCTATGAGGACTGGCTGCCGGTAGCTGAGGTGGTGAAGGAGCACGGGCTGATCGTGATTTCGGATGAGATCTATGCCGAGCTTACCTTCGACAGCACACATGTAAGTATTGCCTCACTCCCCGGCATGAAGGAGCGGACGGTGGTGATCAGCGGGTTCTCGAAGGCTTTTGCCATGACCGGCTGGCGGGTCGGATATGCCTGCGGGAACGGCGAACTGCTGGCGGCTATGCTCAAAATTCATCAATACACGGCCATGTGCGCACCCGTGCTGGGCCAGATCGCCGCTGCCGAATCCCTGCGCAGTGCTCTGCCGGATAAAGACCGGATGAAGGCATGCTTCAAGGACCGCCGGACAATGTTTGTAGACGGCCTGCGGTCTGCAGGACTGCCCTGCCATGTGCCTGAAGGGGCATTCTATGCCTTCCCGTCCATTGCCCGCACAGGCATGAGCTCGGAGGAATTCGCCTTAAGGCTGCTGAAGGAGTCGGGAGTCGCAGTTGTTCCGGGTCATGTGTTCGGGGCTGGCGGAGAAGGGTATATCCGCTGCTCCTATGCAGCTTCTACAGCGAAGCTGACCGAGGCGCTGGAGCGGCTTGAAGGCTTCATGAAGGTAAAAATCTAA
- the cobT gene encoding nicotinate-nucleotide--dimethylbenzimidazole phosphoribosyltransferase, whose amino-acid sequence MITAIQEVTGRIAPPDEKATLRAVLRLNSLTKPPGSLGRLEALAVRLAGISKVEQPCYSKRTVVVMAADHGVCCEGVSAFPQEVTMQMAYNFLSGGAAVNVLARQGGAEVQFVDIGINGDISHPHLIDRKVRRGTDNMAAGPAMSRDDALRAILAGVQVAQEAEKNGTEIFITGEMGIGNTTASAAVLCALEGIPAETAAGRGTGIDDERLRHKISVIERALKINAPNPADPIDVLSKVGGLEIAGLAGLILGAAALRIPVILDGFISGAAALVAKALAPESTAYMIASHVSGEQGHKLMLDRLGLEALLDLGLRLGEGTGGALCLHFIEAVCRIMREMATFESAGVSGSESV is encoded by the coding sequence ATGATCACAGCCATACAAGAAGTAACCGGACGGATCGCTCCGCCTGATGAAAAAGCGACCTTGCGCGCGGTGCTCCGCCTGAACAGCCTGACCAAGCCGCCGGGAAGCCTCGGGCGGCTGGAGGCGCTGGCCGTCCGGCTGGCCGGGATCTCCAAAGTAGAACAGCCCTGTTACAGCAAACGTACGGTAGTAGTTATGGCAGCGGATCATGGGGTCTGCTGTGAAGGGGTCAGTGCTTTTCCGCAGGAGGTTACCATGCAGATGGCCTATAACTTCCTGAGCGGCGGCGCCGCAGTGAATGTGCTGGCCCGCCAAGGCGGTGCAGAGGTGCAGTTCGTGGACATCGGTATTAACGGAGACATCAGCCATCCGCACTTGATCGACCGCAAAGTGCGCCGCGGCACGGACAATATGGCGGCAGGTCCGGCCATGAGCCGTGATGATGCGCTGCGCGCGATTCTGGCCGGAGTTCAGGTGGCCCAGGAAGCGGAGAAGAACGGAACGGAGATTTTTATTACCGGTGAGATGGGCATCGGCAATACTACGGCAAGTGCTGCGGTGCTGTGCGCACTGGAAGGCATCCCGGCGGAGACAGCAGCCGGACGGGGGACAGGTATCGACGACGAGCGGCTGCGCCACAAAATATCGGTGATCGAACGCGCCCTGAAGATTAATGCGCCGAATCCGGCTGACCCGATCGATGTACTCTCGAAGGTAGGCGGACTTGAGATTGCCGGTCTGGCCGGTCTGATTCTGGGGGCGGCGGCCCTGCGGATTCCGGTCATTCTGGACGGCTTCATTTCCGGAGCGGCAGCCCTGGTAGCGAAGGCATTAGCGCCGGAATCGACGGCTTACATGATTGCTTCCCATGTCTCCGGCGAACAGGGGCATAAGCTGATGCTGGACCGCCTCGGTCTGGAAGCCCTGCTGGATCTCGGACTGCGCCTCGGTGAAGGCACCGGCGGCGCGCTGTGCCTGCATTTCATTGAAGCGGTCTGCCGGATTATGCGGGAGATGGCGACCTTCGAGAGTGCGGGGGTCTCCGGTTCGGAGAGCGTATGA
- the cobU gene encoding bifunctional adenosylcobinamide kinase/adenosylcobinamide-phosphate guanylyltransferase has protein sequence MSILVTGGARSGKSGFAERLTKKLADPQQAVYVATGQAFDEEMKARIALHRQQREEGGFRWETLEEPLELSALLRRLSGSGSGQPVLVDCLTLWLSNQLLAVEERSDRQPLVEAAITGLEQSVSSFKGTLILVTNEVGDGIVPEYSLGRLYRDLAGRMNARLARQCEQVFLVTAGIPVELKSREYLL, from the coding sequence ATGAGCATCCTTGTAACCGGAGGGGCCCGCAGCGGGAAAAGCGGCTTCGCCGAGCGCTTAACCAAGAAGCTGGCAGACCCGCAGCAGGCGGTCTATGTGGCGACCGGGCAAGCGTTCGATGAAGAGATGAAGGCGCGGATTGCCCTGCACCGGCAGCAGCGGGAGGAGGGGGGCTTCCGCTGGGAGACTCTGGAGGAGCCGCTTGAACTGTCGGCGCTGCTCCGGCGGCTGTCCGGCAGCGGCAGCGGTCAGCCAGTCTTGGTGGACTGCCTGACGCTCTGGCTGTCCAACCAGCTGCTGGCTGTGGAGGAACGCAGTGACCGGCAGCCACTGGTTGAAGCGGCAATTACCGGGCTGGAGCAGAGTGTCTCCAGCTTCAAGGGAACGCTAATTCTGGTTACCAATGAAGTAGGCGACGGCATTGTGCCGGAGTATTCACTCGGCCGGCTGTACCGTGACCTGGCCGGACGGATGAACGCGCGGCTTGCCCGGCAGTGTGAGCAGGTATTCCTGGTTACAGCCGGGATTCCTGTGGAGCTGAAGAGCCGGGAGTACCTCCTGTGA
- the cobS gene encoding adenosylcobinamide-GDP ribazoletransferase, which translates to MSARGDAAAAFQFLSRFPVKYSPDFSPELLRRSVVYYPLVGAAIGLSAVLGAAAAAWLLPAWPAAVITLILWVGLTGGLHLDGWMDSADALLSYRSRERMLEIMKDSRVGAMGVLACVLLLLLKASLLEALIEGGSYSMLPLLLLPPIWSRWYMVRAMARYPLARGNEGLAASFGGLPARLERRARLSAALLTLAAAAAPLALGAGSGAWPQLAAAAILAPAAAAACGMLAARRIASRLGGLTGDVYGALGELLETVVLLVLVLLQHNL; encoded by the coding sequence GTGAGCGCGCGGGGGGATGCCGCTGCCGCGTTTCAGTTCCTGTCGCGGTTTCCGGTCAAATACAGCCCGGATTTCTCGCCTGAGCTGCTGCGCCGCAGCGTGGTCTATTATCCGCTGGTAGGCGCAGCGATCGGCCTCAGCGCCGTGCTTGGCGCAGCTGCCGCCGCCTGGCTGCTGCCGGCCTGGCCTGCCGCTGTCATCACCCTCATCCTGTGGGTGGGGCTGACCGGCGGGCTGCATCTGGACGGCTGGATGGACAGCGCCGATGCGCTGCTCAGCTACCGCTCGCGGGAGCGGATGCTGGAGATCATGAAGGACAGCCGCGTAGGCGCTATGGGCGTGCTGGCCTGCGTGCTGCTCCTGCTGCTGAAGGCCTCGCTGCTAGAGGCATTAATTGAAGGCGGCAGCTACAGCATGCTGCCGCTGCTCCTGCTGCCGCCGATCTGGAGCCGCTGGTACATGGTGCGGGCCATGGCCCGCTATCCGCTGGCCCGCGGCAATGAAGGGCTGGCCGCCAGCTTCGGCGGGCTGCCTGCCCGGCTGGAGCGGCGCGCGCGTCTAAGCGCCGCGCTGCTTACGCTGGCCGCTGCCGCGGCGCCTCTGGCGCTCGGCGCGGGCAGCGGGGCCTGGCCGCAGCTGGCGGCGGCGGCCATCCTGGCGCCGGCGGCTGCGGCAGCCTGCGGCATGCTCGCAGCGCGGCGGATCGCCAGCCGGCTCGGCGGGCTCACCGGCGACGTCTACGGCGCGCTGGGTGAGCTGCTGGAGACGGTGGTTCTGCTGGTGCTGGTGCTGCTGCAGCACAACCTGTAG
- a CDS encoding cobyric acid synthase — MVQGTASDVGKSLVTAAIGRIMTRDGYRTAPFKSQNMALNSYVTADGKEIGRAQGMQAEAFGITATSDMNPILLKPSGEMSAQIVVHGVPHAALSAREYREKFLPEAKGTVMDALGRLREAYDVVLMEGAGSPAEINLKARDIVNMNLAGWADAPVLLVADIDRGGVFAFIVGTLELLEPHERARVKGFIINKFRGDVSLLQPGLDWLEERTGIPVLGVLPFLPQLRIEAEDSVVLEGTSGRVREGSMKELDIAVIRYPRISNFTDFDPLEDEPDVTVRYVLSADELGTPDVIILPGTKNTAADLQYLREQGFPEAIERALGQGTQQLAGICGGYQMLGLKLLDPHAVESAEPGESEGLGYLPLSTAFLQQKTTVRVSGTLAADHPLQLSTQASASTGEIPITGYEIHMGTTKNHDAASVRCLFSLDGPERQALPEGWGTPDGRIWGSYLHGLFHNDGLRRSWLDGLRIAKGLAPLSVTSSAAALREQEFDRLADAVRSHLDMNAVYNIMGLRGGGE, encoded by the coding sequence ATGGTGCAGGGAACCGCCTCCGATGTCGGCAAGAGCCTCGTCACCGCCGCCATCGGACGGATTATGACCCGGGACGGCTACCGTACGGCACCGTTCAAGTCGCAGAATATGGCGCTGAATTCTTATGTTACAGCGGACGGCAAAGAAATCGGCCGCGCCCAGGGGATGCAGGCGGAAGCCTTCGGTATTACGGCTACCAGTGACATGAATCCGATCCTGCTGAAGCCTTCCGGTGAGATGAGCGCGCAGATTGTGGTGCATGGTGTGCCGCATGCCGCGCTCAGTGCAAGGGAATACCGCGAGAAATTTCTTCCCGAGGCCAAAGGGACCGTAATGGATGCGCTTGGGCGTCTGCGCGAGGCATACGATGTTGTGCTGATGGAAGGCGCAGGCAGCCCCGCGGAAATCAACCTCAAGGCGCGGGATATCGTCAATATGAATCTGGCTGGCTGGGCAGATGCCCCTGTGCTGCTGGTTGCCGATATTGACCGGGGCGGCGTGTTTGCCTTCATCGTCGGGACGCTGGAGCTGCTGGAGCCGCATGAACGGGCCCGGGTCAAAGGCTTCATTATCAATAAATTCCGCGGCGATGTCTCGCTGCTGCAGCCCGGGCTGGACTGGCTGGAGGAGCGTACAGGCATTCCGGTGCTGGGGGTGCTGCCGTTCCTGCCGCAGCTGCGGATTGAGGCGGAGGACTCCGTAGTTCTGGAAGGAACCTCAGGCCGAGTGCGTGAAGGTTCTATGAAAGAACTTGATATTGCGGTCATCCGCTATCCGCGCATCTCCAATTTCACCGACTTCGATCCGCTGGAGGATGAGCCGGATGTTACCGTACGCTATGTACTGTCGGCAGACGAGCTAGGAACGCCGGATGTCATTATATTGCCGGGCACGAAGAATACGGCTGCCGACCTGCAGTATTTGCGGGAGCAGGGGTTCCCGGAGGCAATAGAGCGTGCATTGGGACAGGGGACGCAGCAGCTTGCCGGAATCTGCGGCGGGTATCAGATGCTGGGGCTGAAGCTGCTTGATCCTCATGCGGTTGAGAGTGCTGAACCAGGTGAGAGTGAGGGCCTCGGGTATCTGCCGCTGTCAACGGCGTTCCTGCAGCAGAAGACCACGGTACGCGTGAGCGGAACACTGGCTGCGGATCATCCGCTGCAACTAAGCACACAAGCGTCCGCCTCAACCGGAGAGATACCCATTACCGGCTACGAGATACATATGGGAACAACGAAGAATCATGATGCTGCTTCGGTACGTTGCCTGTTCAGTCTGGACGGGCCGGAACGACAGGCTCTGCCGGAAGGCTGGGGAACCCCGGACGGCAGAATCTGGGGCAGTTATCTGCACGGCTTGTTCCACAACGACGGGCTGCGCCGCAGCTGGCTGGACGGATTGCGTATTGCCAAAGGACTCGCACCGCTGTCGGTAACCTCCTCGGCTGCTGCGCTCCGTGAGCAGGAATTCGACCGGCTGGCGGATGCTGTAAGGTCACATTTGGACATGAATGCCGTTTACAATATTATGGGCTTGCGGGGAGGAGGGGAATAG
- a CDS encoding YnfA family protein yields MTIAVLLFMVAGLAEIGGGYLVWLWLRESRPLWYGLAGSAILIAYGIIPTLQKFPSFGRVYAAYGGVFIVLAVLWGWLVDRKTPDLYDWIGAGVCVIGVSVILWAPRH; encoded by the coding sequence ATGACTATTGCGGTTCTGCTGTTTATGGTTGCCGGACTGGCCGAGATCGGCGGCGGGTATCTGGTCTGGCTCTGGCTGCGGGAATCGCGGCCGCTGTGGTACGGTTTGGCAGGCTCTGCCATCCTGATCGCGTATGGTATTATCCCGACGCTGCAGAAGTTTCCTTCCTTTGGCCGGGTATATGCCGCCTATGGCGGAGTATTCATCGTGCTTGCTGTGCTGTGGGGCTGGCTGGTGGACCGGAAAACACCGGATCTCTACGACTGGATCGGCGCCGGCGTCTGCGTGATTGGAGTCTCTGTCATCTTGTGGGCACCGAGGCACTGA
- a CDS encoding IS3 family transposase (programmed frameshift), which produces MGNLNRTLFTEDIIRRLEKNPNVQRVSETNISYTAEFKLAAVKAYNEGTPPSEIFLKAGFDLNLIGSKKPKHSLKRWRDSFAKYGELGLLEERRGKGSAGRKPACALSADEELKRAKAKIKLLEAEVGLSKKARSARTEPRKTLTPSERYEIIYHTLRAHGLSRMTRYLCGVAAVSTSGYYRWLGAEQRRQLRAADDERDLVLIKQHFNALQGRAGALVIKMRLEHLSGVTMNHKKIRRLMRKFNLVAALRQANPYRKMAKATQEHQTCANLLKRQFDQKEPEKVFLTDITYLRYGNGQWAYLSCIKDGATRQILADCVAGTLELPIVEKTIRRLLERLDGNLHPEAIFHSDQGMHYTHPKTRLQIEQAGFQQSMSRKGNCWDNASMESFFGHMKDEMSVRDCQNLTEVRARVSEYIAYYNSERYQWTLKKMTPDEFRSHLLAS; this is translated from the exons GTGGGAAATTTAAATCGAACCCTATTTACGGAAGATATCATTAGAAGATTAGAGAAGAATCCAAATGTTCAGCGAGTATCCGAGACGAATATTTCGTATACTGCTGAGTTTAAGTTGGCGGCAGTGAAGGCCTACAACGAGGGGACACCCCCGTCAGAAATATTTCTTAAGGCGGGCTTTGACCTAAATCTCATCGGTTCTAAAAAACCAAAGCATAGTTTGAAACGCTGGAGAGATAGCTTTGCTAAATATGGTGAACTAGGACTACTGGAAGAACGGCGTGGCAAAGGCAGCGCTGGACGAAAGCCTGCATGTGCCTTGTCTGCTGACGAAGAACTGAAGCGCGCAAAGGCGAAGATTAAATTACTAGAAGCTGAGGTCG GACTTTCTAAAAAAGCTCGAAGCGCTCGAACGGAACCAAGGAAAACCTTAACACCTTCGGAGCGCTACGAAATCATTTATCACACCCTGAGAGCCCATGGATTAAGCCGTATGACTCGTTATCTATGTGGAGTCGCCGCTGTGAGCACCAGTGGCTATTACAGATGGCTGGGCGCCGAGCAAAGGCGTCAACTTCGTGCAGCCGACGACGAGCGCGACCTTGTTCTTATTAAGCAACACTTCAACGCATTACAAGGAAGAGCTGGCGCTTTGGTGATTAAGATGCGTTTGGAGCATCTCAGCGGTGTCACCATGAATCACAAGAAGATTCGCCGATTAATGCGTAAATTTAACCTTGTCGCAGCCTTACGGCAAGCTAATCCGTACCGTAAGATGGCAAAGGCAACGCAGGAGCATCAGACCTGCGCAAACTTACTGAAACGCCAATTTGACCAGAAAGAGCCGGAGAAAGTCTTTCTAACCGATATCACCTATCTGCGGTACGGAAACGGACAGTGGGCTTATCTTTCGTGCATAAAAGATGGAGCAACCCGGCAAATTCTTGCTGACTGTGTAGCAGGGACACTAGAGTTACCAATCGTTGAAAAAACCATTCGGCGTCTGCTGGAACGGCTTGATGGAAATCTTCATCCAGAAGCCATTTTCCACTCCGATCAGGGCATGCACTACACACATCCTAAAACTCGTCTCCAAATTGAGCAGGCAGGTTTTCAACAGTCTATGTCCCGTAAAGGGAACTGTTGGGACAATGCATCGATGGAGTCGTTCTTTGGGCATATGAAAGATGAAATGAGCGTTCGAGATTGTCAGAATCTCACAGAAGTCAGGGCTCGTGTTTCGGAATATATTGCCTACTATAACTCCGAGCGATACCAATGGACATTAAAGAAGATGACTCCTGACGAATTCAGAAGTCATCTCCTTGCGAGCTAG
- a CDS encoding methyl-accepting chemotaxis protein codes for MFRLKKSISRKFTLLLFVVLLLTSLLLSISFYFISINIIDSYVMPQINKSLTASAQDVYKNLNATSAQQALNKNEQAGTNVEFYFEEKRKQHDVETIFLIELKEGKATVLVADHNAKLQREESIEVLPAMEQASKGKSGLSEIYSDSHGIHKTAFVGVPGTPMLVGVSSDVGFIQEKMSSILWTSAGITLLALIVGLSGATLMSRRIIRPIKLLAAYSNKLAGGDFTEELTIKGNDEVGQLSESFRIMSERLKEMIGHVLDTSGAVVADSNDLKERVQILNNMAEQSAVSVEEIGKGSTAIASSALDNSRAMDEINIGIQHIASAAGEVTEQISEASTEAMGGNDIAQSAVQQMRQVEQASVQSLEQFRIMNERSLMIGEVVQGITEITKQIQMLSLNASIEAARAGEHGRGFAVVAGEVRKLSEQSKESNEQIREFLLGLQEDMNHSVSEMNHVNTEVASGMNKVVEAGNAFNHLLILIQSINHSIQSVSAATQQISAGTEEVSASVEETAQITAKSQQSADTLAGNSARQQQELEGHALTVEHLHEQAVKLQKAVEQFKI; via the coding sequence ATGTTCCGTCTCAAAAAATCAATTAGCCGCAAGTTTACGCTTCTGCTGTTTGTCGTTCTGTTACTCACTTCTCTTTTGCTAAGTATCAGCTTCTACTTCATATCCATTAATATTATCGACAGCTATGTGATGCCGCAGATCAACAAGTCTCTGACTGCCTCAGCCCAGGATGTATATAAGAATCTGAATGCTACAAGCGCGCAGCAGGCCCTTAACAAGAATGAACAGGCGGGGACCAATGTAGAATTTTATTTCGAGGAAAAGCGGAAGCAGCACGATGTTGAGACCATTTTCCTCATTGAACTGAAGGAAGGCAAAGCTACTGTCCTGGTCGCAGATCATAACGCCAAGCTTCAACGTGAAGAATCCATTGAGGTATTGCCTGCCATGGAGCAAGCCTCCAAAGGAAAGTCCGGACTTAGTGAAATCTATAGTGATAGTCATGGTATACATAAGACTGCATTTGTTGGCGTTCCCGGCACCCCCATGCTCGTTGGCGTAAGCTCGGATGTCGGCTTTATTCAAGAAAAGATGAGCAGCATTCTATGGACCAGTGCGGGAATCACCCTGCTGGCACTTATTGTCGGACTCTCCGGCGCCACATTGATGAGCCGCAGAATCATCCGTCCGATTAAACTGCTGGCGGCCTACAGCAACAAGCTGGCCGGAGGTGATTTCACCGAAGAACTTACGATTAAAGGCAACGATGAAGTAGGCCAGCTCTCCGAGAGCTTCCGGATCATGAGCGAGCGGCTCAAGGAGATGATCGGGCATGTGCTGGATACATCGGGCGCCGTCGTTGCCGATTCCAATGATCTGAAGGAACGTGTTCAGATTCTGAACAATATGGCTGAGCAATCCGCTGTTTCTGTAGAAGAAATCGGTAAAGGCAGCACCGCTATTGCAAGCAGCGCACTCGATAATTCCCGGGCTATGGATGAGATCAACATCGGCATCCAGCATATCGCTTCTGCCGCCGGTGAGGTCACGGAGCAGATCAGTGAAGCCTCCACCGAAGCCATGGGCGGTAATGACATTGCCCAGAGTGCTGTGCAGCAGATGCGCCAGGTGGAACAGGCCTCGGTACAGTCGCTCGAGCAATTCCGTATCATGAATGAACGCTCGCTGATGATCGGGGAAGTGGTGCAGGGCATTACCGAAATCACGAAGCAGATTCAGATGCTGTCGCTTAACGCATCTATTGAAGCCGCGCGCGCCGGAGAGCATGGCCGGGGATTCGCTGTCGTGGCCGGTGAAGTGCGCAAGCTGTCTGAGCAGTCCAAGGAATCCAATGAGCAGATCCGTGAATTCCTGCTCGGACTTCAGGAAGATATGAACCACTCGGTATCCGAGATGAACCACGTGAATACTGAAGTAGCTTCAGGTATGAACAAAGTGGTGGAAGCAGGCAATGCCTTCAATCATCTGCTTATTCTTATTCAGAGCATCAACCACAGCATCCAGTCCGTATCTGCCGCTACCCAGCAGATTTCGGCAGGCACCGAAGAAGTCAGCGCCTCGGTGGAAGAAACGGCACAGATTACAGCCAAGTCGCAGCAGAGCGCTGATACGCTGGCCGGCAACTCTGCCCGCCAGCAACAGGAGCTGGAAGGCCACGCGCTGACCGTAGAGCATCTGCATGAGCAGGCCGTGAAGCTGCAGAAGGCTGTCGAGCAGTTTAAGATTTAG